A genomic window from Chitinophaga pollutisoli includes:
- a CDS encoding DUF779 domain-containing protein codes for MNDSRIVAAKPAMQLIRQLVSRYGPLEFRISGSCVEGFSLTCVHGNAKEAEENRYSLGNVAGCPAYIDPAPGIVDDYSHFVLQVEKGKTNPGSLEASGNVRFFLTRKIAPRETGTRAGEANPHMFSYLFGYSGNWG; via the coding sequence ATGAATGACTCCAGAATCGTAGCCGCCAAACCGGCTATGCAATTAATCCGGCAACTCGTTTCACGCTACGGTCCGTTAGAATTCAGGATCAGCGGAAGTTGTGTAGAAGGTTTTTCACTCACATGCGTCCACGGCAATGCCAAGGAAGCGGAGGAAAACAGGTATTCCTTAGGAAACGTAGCCGGCTGCCCGGCCTACATAGACCCGGCACCCGGGATCGTAGACGATTATTCACATTTCGTATTACAGGTAGAAAAGGGGAAAACCAACCCCGGCTCCCTGGAAGCATCCGGAAACGTCCGTTTTTTCCTTACCAGAAAAATAGCCCCGCGTGAAACCGGAACCCGCGCAGGCGAAGCCAATCCGCACATGTTCAGTTACCTTTTCGGCTACAGCGGCAACTGGGGCTGA
- a CDS encoding YwbE family protein: MREDAQYRKNITPGLEVGIVLKKDQRSGKVTYGIVQDLLTSAAYHSRGIKVRLEDGQVGRVVEILY, translated from the coding sequence ATGAGGGAAGACGCACAATACAGAAAAAACATTACACCCGGCCTCGAAGTCGGCATAGTCCTGAAGAAAGACCAGCGCAGCGGAAAAGTGACTTACGGTATCGTTCAAGATCTCCTCACTTCCGCTGCGTACCATTCCAGAGGTATTAAAGTCAGGCTGGAAGACGGACAGGTAGGAAGGGTGGTGGAAATTTTATACTGA